The Helicobacter mustelae genome has a segment encoding these proteins:
- a CDS encoding Ppx/GppA phosphatase family protein, with the protein MAKITTVIDIGSNSVRMAVFQKTSRFGFSLIREIKSKVRISEGSYEMGGMLQEIPMRSAISVLSDFAKIAKLYKSRKILCVATSAVRDAPNRQEFIKRVWQQCGIKVKVIDGSKEAFFGAVASANLSHNRSGVMIDIGGGSTECALIENGKIKGLMSLDIGTIRIKELFLDKQLDLKEARAFIQKQIIHLPAHFVHENIFGIGGTIRALAKMISKQDSHCITALHGYEIDVRKNLDFFHKIIKSKQEKLSDLGVSEDRQDNIQSGVLILCMLLERFKSKRITTCGVGVREGVFLADLLRSHHHTFPNGINPSLQYLKDKFVPPNGAKIKEISNKLFELFKISYKLKDSHKYLLGIAALASRIGMFVDFYHMHHHGSYMVMQILSYGFSYRERSIISLLVEFSEKKTPKDVDLLRYNIDPKELPAIQILSYILSLAKILEGTLHDKIDFEASQEVLKIYGAKNDFLLKEKVSKLSRPKNLSLLFL; encoded by the coding sequence ATGGCAAAAATCACCACCGTCATTGATATTGGCTCCAATTCCGTCAGAATGGCGGTTTTCCAAAAAACTAGTCGTTTTGGCTTTTCTCTAATCCGTGAGATCAAATCCAAGGTGCGAATCTCAGAGGGTAGCTATGAGATGGGCGGGATGCTTCAAGAAATCCCCATGCGATCGGCCATTAGTGTGCTTAGCGATTTTGCTAAGATTGCCAAACTTTATAAAAGTCGCAAGATTTTGTGTGTGGCTACGAGTGCGGTAAGAGATGCGCCAAATAGACAGGAATTCATCAAGCGTGTGTGGCAGCAGTGTGGCATCAAAGTCAAGGTCATTGATGGGAGCAAAGAGGCGTTTTTTGGAGCAGTGGCAAGTGCCAATCTCTCCCATAATCGCAGCGGAGTAATGATTGATATCGGAGGCGGGAGCACGGAATGTGCGCTCATTGAAAATGGAAAGATCAAGGGGTTGATGTCTTTAGATATTGGCACCATTCGTATTAAAGAGTTGTTTCTTGACAAGCAGCTTGATCTCAAAGAGGCGAGAGCCTTTATCCAAAAGCAGATAATCCATCTGCCTGCACATTTTGTGCATGAAAATATTTTTGGCATTGGAGGCACCATTCGTGCACTTGCCAAAATGATTTCCAAGCAGGATTCTCACTGTATCACCGCACTCCATGGATATGAGATTGATGTCAGAAAAAATCTCGATTTCTTTCATAAAATCATCAAGTCAAAGCAAGAAAAGTTATCAGATCTTGGCGTGAGTGAAGATCGTCAGGATAATATCCAGAGCGGGGTGCTAATCTTGTGCATGTTGTTAGAGCGCTTCAAAAGCAAGAGAATCACTACTTGTGGTGTGGGTGTGCGCGAGGGGGTGTTTTTGGCAGATTTACTACGCAGTCATCACCACACCTTCCCCAATGGCATCAACCCATCATTGCAGTATCTCAAAGATAAATTTGTCCCTCCAAATGGTGCAAAAATCAAAGAAATCAGCAATAAGCTTTTTGAACTTTTTAAGATTTCCTACAAACTCAAAGATTCCCATAAGTATCTATTAGGTATTGCTGCGCTTGCCTCAAGGATTGGGATGTTCGTGGATTTTTATCACATGCATCATCATGGTTCTTATATGGTTATGCAAATCTTAAGTTATGGATTTTCTTATAGAGAGCGGAGTATCATTTCTTTGCTTGTTGAATTCTCAGAGAAAAAAACCCCCAAGGATGTGGATTTATTGCGCTACAACATTGATCCTAAAGAGCTTCCAGCCATCCAGATTCTAAGCTACATTCTAAGTCTTGCTAAGATCTTGGAGGGCACCCTGCATGACAAGATAGATTTTGAGGCCAGTCAGGAAGTGCTCAAAATCTATGGGGCTAAAAATGACTTCTTGCTCAAAGAAAAGGTCAGCAAGCTTTCGCGTCCCAAAAACCTCTCTTTGCTATTTTTGTGA
- the waaC gene encoding lipopolysaccharide heptosyltransferase I — protein MKIAIIRLSALGDVIVSAAVLGALYERLRCEIHWYVDERFAEILQHSPCLQVHPIALKRLVKSLAIKELYALARTLHGQEYDCVIDMQGLFKSAIIGKLLQSKKFVGFDRNSIRESLASYFYDQKVQIPYDAPILQRNAKVICDALGLDLQSLLEQNFAKRRQIFGFGQSALAFIKAHLFPNRANILLLLEASIPSKTYSTQNFCLLVELLQKREFGILLLRHQDETKAYEIFARAQNYPFIKILPKMNLDCIKALVASVDLVIGGDTGITHLSWALENASITLYGNTPMQRFALGGVRNIALSGNVCANYDKKDFSINNIPPQEIFEQAERILCL, from the coding sequence ATGAAGATAGCAATTATCCGACTTTCTGCACTGGGGGATGTGATTGTTAGCGCGGCCGTGCTTGGTGCGCTCTATGAGAGGCTTAGATGTGAGATCCATTGGTATGTGGATGAGCGCTTTGCTGAGATTTTGCAGCACTCCCCATGCCTGCAAGTCCATCCCATTGCCCTAAAGCGCCTAGTCAAAAGCCTTGCAATCAAAGAGCTCTATGCCCTTGCGCGCACTTTGCATGGCCAAGAATATGACTGTGTCATTGACATGCAAGGACTTTTTAAGTCTGCAATCATTGGCAAGCTTTTGCAAAGCAAAAAATTTGTGGGATTTGATAGAAATTCCATTCGTGAATCTTTGGCGAGTTATTTCTATGATCAAAAAGTCCAAATCCCCTATGATGCGCCAATTTTACAGCGCAATGCCAAAGTGATTTGTGATGCATTGGGACTAGATTTGCAATCCTTGTTAGAGCAGAATTTTGCTAAGCGCAGGCAAATTTTTGGCTTTGGCCAAAGTGCTCTTGCTTTTATCAAGGCCCATCTTTTTCCCAATAGAGCCAATATCTTGCTGCTTTTAGAGGCATCCATTCCCTCCAAGACTTATAGCACGCAGAATTTCTGTTTATTGGTGGAATTGCTGCAAAAAAGAGAGTTTGGGATTTTGCTATTGCGACATCAAGATGAGACAAAGGCCTATGAGATTTTTGCTCGTGCGCAAAACTATCCCTTTATCAAGATTTTGCCAAAGATGAATCTGGATTGCATCAAGGCACTAGTAGCAAGCGTGGATCTTGTCATCGGCGGGGATACGGGCATCACGCATCTATCCTGGGCGCTAGAAAATGCTAGCATCACCTTATATGGCAACACACCCATGCAGCGCTTTGCGCTTGGAGGTGTGCGAAATATCGCGCTAAGCGGCAATGTCTGTGCAAATTATGACAAAAAAGATTTTTCTATCAATAACATCCCTCCCCAAGAAATTTTTGAACAAGCAGAGAGGATCCTATGCCTTTAG
- a CDS encoding lipid A biosynthesis lauroyl acyltransferase, with protein MPLVSLIFKAMIALFGFVLAKIPHCMFYAMICALGFLARMLDKRRYQDAMKNLDFIYGEEYSREQKRAIIKRCYRNFVFVLLESIRLPYLNVEKYFARFEFHGKENFFSLLRQNKNVVLISAHYGYWESFGTAVPLAINKDVENHKDYQFYSLGRLTDFAFVNEMIIKRREIFGVKLIDKKGAFKKLLKIYQTKNIGTGILVDQNISINEGVEVEFMGKRATHTTIASVISRRFGVNMVPILIDFNEDYSHFVVHVLPAFCCENTQDMQQDILSCTQKQAQIIESMIRKNPASWFWFHKRWKSFYPELYARES; from the coding sequence ATGCCTTTAGTTTCTTTGATTTTCAAGGCCATGATTGCATTATTTGGATTTGTGCTAGCCAAGATCCCTCACTGCATGTTTTATGCCATGATTTGTGCGCTTGGCTTTTTGGCTAGGATGCTAGATAAAAGGCGCTACCAGGATGCTATGAAGAATCTAGATTTCATCTATGGAGAGGAATATAGCAGGGAGCAAAAGAGGGCAATCATCAAGCGATGTTATAGAAATTTTGTATTTGTATTGCTAGAGAGCATCCGTCTACCTTATTTGAATGTAGAGAAATATTTCGCGCGTTTTGAATTTCATGGCAAAGAAAATTTTTTCTCCCTCCTGCGCCAAAACAAAAATGTGGTGCTAATTTCTGCGCATTATGGCTATTGGGAATCCTTTGGTACCGCTGTGCCACTGGCAATCAACAAAGATGTGGAAAATCACAAAGACTATCAATTCTACTCGCTGGGGAGACTTACGGATTTTGCTTTTGTCAATGAGATGATCATAAAAAGGCGTGAGATTTTTGGGGTGAAGTTGATTGACAAAAAGGGCGCATTCAAGAAATTGCTAAAAATCTATCAGACCAAAAATATCGGCACAGGGATCTTGGTGGATCAAAATATCTCCATTAATGAGGGTGTGGAGGTGGAATTTATGGGGAAGAGGGCCACGCATACCACGATTGCCTCAGTGATTTCTCGGCGCTTTGGTGTGAATATGGTGCCCATTCTCATTGATTTCAATGAAGATTATTCCCATTTTGTAGTCCATGTTTTGCCCGCTTTTTGCTGCGAAAATACCCAGGATATGCAACAAGACATCCTCTCTTGCACCCAAAAACAAGCCCAAATCATCGAATCCATGATCCGCAAAAATCCCGCAAGTTGGTTTTGGTTTCACAAACGATGGAAGAGCTTTTATCCTGAGCTCTATGCGCGTGAATCTTGA
- a CDS encoding potassium transporter TrkG, with protein sequence MNLKSIKFLLLSYFGIALIGSFLLSLPFSHKGHISFIDAFFTATSALTCTGLIIKDTALDFTSTGHVIILFLIQLGGFGYMTMLGLIYLLFRRRMGNAERNILKEALNHANYDDLTDFIKKILIYVFFVELIGAILLSIDFSLRFGLADGIWYGVFHAISAFNNGGFSVFPNSLIDFRTDVLVNTVICVLIFLGGIGYICLVELRFFLLNRVTKQRKHRFSLHFKIVFSVSILLIVLCAMMLLVLEWDNPETFGSFGFFERIIAAVFSSVNYRTAGFVSYDMSGLRDSSLFFSIIFMLIGGAPGGTATGIKVTTIAVLYAFARSVFTRSEVRLFNRAVSEESIQRALMVFIISGVYFLGLSLLLTLIEPKTNFFALVYEVNAAFSNVGISTGDGGILSLSASFHDAGKSLIILSMILGKAGVMIFTLALFGSAQESRIKYQKEKIIL encoded by the coding sequence ATGAATCTTAAAAGTATTAAATTTTTGTTATTGTCTTATTTTGGCATCGCATTAATTGGCTCATTCCTCCTCTCCCTGCCTTTTTCTCACAAGGGTCACATCAGCTTCATTGATGCATTTTTCACTGCCACAAGCGCGCTTACCTGCACAGGACTCATCATCAAAGACACAGCCCTAGATTTTACCTCCACAGGACATGTCATCATTTTGTTTTTGATTCAGCTTGGGGGATTTGGTTATATGACGATGCTAGGACTCATTTATCTGCTCTTTCGCAGACGCATGGGAAATGCTGAGAGAAACATCCTCAAAGAGGCGCTCAATCACGCAAATTACGACGATCTCACCGACTTCATCAAAAAGATTCTTATTTATGTATTTTTTGTAGAGCTCATTGGAGCCATTTTATTAAGCATTGATTTTAGCCTGCGCTTTGGTCTTGCTGATGGCATCTGGTATGGGGTTTTTCATGCCATCTCTGCTTTTAATAATGGTGGTTTTTCTGTCTTTCCCAATAGTCTGATTGATTTTCGTACCGATGTGTTGGTCAACACTGTGATTTGCGTGCTGATTTTTTTGGGTGGAATTGGCTATATTTGCCTAGTAGAGCTGCGTTTTTTTCTGCTTAACAGAGTCACAAAACAAAGAAAACATCGCTTCTCTTTGCATTTTAAAATTGTCTTTAGCGTGAGTATTTTGCTCATTGTGCTCTGTGCGATGATGTTGCTTGTTTTAGAATGGGATAATCCTGAGACCTTTGGGAGTTTTGGATTTTTTGAGAGGATTATTGCTGCGGTTTTTAGCTCTGTGAATTATCGCACCGCTGGCTTTGTGTCCTATGATATGTCTGGCTTGAGGGATTCCTCGCTGTTTTTTTCCATCATTTTCATGCTCATTGGTGGCGCTCCTGGTGGGACTGCCACAGGCATCAAGGTCACTACCATTGCCGTGCTCTATGCTTTTGCTCGCAGTGTATTTACCCGCAGTGAAGTGAGGCTTTTTAATCGTGCAGTCAGTGAGGAGAGCATCCAGCGGGCATTGATGGTGTTTATCATTTCTGGTGTTTATTTTCTGGGGCTTTCTTTGCTATTGACGCTCATTGAGCCTAAGACGAATTTTTTTGCCCTGGTGTATGAGGTCAATGCAGCTTTTTCCAATGTAGGGATCTCTACTGGCGATGGTGGAATCTTGTCTTTGAGTGCGAGCTTTCATGATGCGGGAAAATCCTTGATTATTTTGTCCATGATCCTTGGCAAGGCTGGGGTGATGATCTTTACCTTGGCGTTGTTTGGGAGTGCTCAAGAAAGTCGTATCAAATACCAAAAAGAAAAAATTATTTTATAA
- a CDS encoding potassium channel family protein — MKKTYAVIGLGKFGAYIARGLVEQGESLIICDNSQENFRDFREDVEDLYVLDSTDASALKEAGVSELDITIVSIGEIEASILTVMALRELSNRKIIAMATNKTHGHILSKIGADQVIYPERESASRLLTELLTSKADVSLISGNFKMCKVLASDIFGKRKIKEIEESSIKKDESGKVIQEIKIIAIKRRDYWDMHLDPNYEVSNEDFVVFVGNDRAIDFYVAKFEKL; from the coding sequence ATGAAGAAAACCTATGCAGTGATTGGGCTTGGGAAATTTGGTGCTTATATCGCAAGAGGATTGGTGGAGCAGGGGGAGAGTTTGATTATTTGCGATAATTCTCAAGAAAATTTCAGGGATTTTCGCGAGGATGTGGAGGATTTGTATGTGCTGGATTCTACAGATGCCAGCGCGCTCAAAGAAGCGGGCGTGAGTGAGCTTGACATCACCATCGTTTCCATCGGTGAGATTGAGGCCTCTATCCTCACGGTGATGGCGCTAAGGGAGCTTAGCAATCGCAAGATCATTGCCATGGCTACCAACAAAACCCATGGGCACATCCTAAGCAAAATTGGCGCAGATCAGGTCATTTATCCTGAGCGAGAATCTGCTAGCCGCCTGCTTACAGAATTGCTCACTTCAAAAGCGGATGTTTCGCTCATTAGCGGAAATTTCAAAATGTGCAAAGTCCTTGCAAGCGATATTTTTGGCAAAAGAAAAATCAAAGAGATTGAGGAATCTAGCATCAAAAAAGATGAGAGTGGCAAGGTAATCCAAGAAATCAAGATTATTGCCATCAAGCGCAGGGATTATTGGGACATGCACCTCGATCCCAATTATGAAGTTTCTAATGAGGATTTTGTGGTATTTGTAGGAAATGATAGGGCTATTGATTTTTATGTCGCCAAATTTGAAAAATTATAA